The genomic stretch tttcttctctcttactttactctctcttcattaactcacaaaacaacactacataaaatcatgtgccgaaaagcaaatgttgcatatttaatgagatggagggagtatttgttaaCACATTTGATATATTTAAGTTTTAGCACGTTTATTACTAGAACCTATGATTaaatattcttatattttacAAATAATAGATACTCCATTAAATAGAAAACTGAGAGTACAAAATTTACTAATATTCGATGATACGTATAAGAATATTTAACCATGGGTTCTATTTAATCTCTATAATTGTTCATTTgtaaaatataagaatatttAATCATGGGTTCTATTTAATAAAGGTGCTAAAACTGTAACTTAAATCaattcatattattagtagtactaaGAAATAAAGTACTCTACTGCATATCAGATACTTCCCCATACAATACAACaagcatttgaaatttgaatgacGCCTAATGCAATGCAACTTTCCCCAAGTATCTCCCGCATCCTCAAAGCTCATCCTTTGGTGGCGACGGTGGTGGCTGCGGATTATCCGACGATAACTTGATAGGATACGAGGCATCCATCGCGATTCCACACAATCCTTCTCTTTCTCCAACACCGCGTTGCATCCTAATATACCCTTGCTCGCCCCACTCAGGCCCCCACGAGTTCTTCACTATCCAATATTTAGTCCCATCGAGCGCGGATCCATAACCAACAACCGCTACCCCATGGTTCAGCTCCGTGCCACATTCGCCGGTAAACACTCCCTATAATCAAGAAAACGATTTATAAATCTGAAAATAAGATTTTATTGATCTATCATATAACTCAAAGTAAACGCTTCcttaagaaaattttgaaatgttAACTGCACCTCAGTGTAAAACTGGAAATTAGAACCACCAGCATCTATAGCAACAGATACAGGTTGATTTGCAACGGCTTTCATCAACGCATCCTCATCGTTTTCTGGCACGTTCTCGTAGCCGTCAATGGTAACCGCCGGTGCATTCATCTGCAACACAATATTACAAGTCATATAAAGAAACACAGTATTATAATAAGTCAGATAAATAGAGAGTGGTTAAAATAAATATGCTGACTTTGGTTACATCACAATTCCCATCGGTGGCTGTATAGGGATAGATGCTCTCCGTTGCTAGGCCACCTTGTTTCTTGATATACTCAAATGCATGTTCCATCAATCCCCCATTGCAACCTTCGTTATCTTGCTCACAATCAACCAATTCTTGCTCAGACAAAGACACCAACTCCCCACTTTTGATCTTGTTGATGCCCTCAACTCCCACCACAGTTGAGAAAGCCCAACAACTACCTACAAAATAAACAAGATTTAAAATATATACACACAAAAAAATACTCTTATATATGATCAAGTAAAGGCCTCCAACCACAGCTCCCTTGATTCTTGACTCCAGTGACAGCACCCTGAGCCCTCCAATCAACCGAGGGAGGAAGATCCCGGGCCTCCTCATGCATGAACCCGGTGCTGGCCCTGGCGCCACGCAGCATCCGGTGGTGCCTGATCTTCGAGGTGTATGAGGCTCTGAACTCGTGGTTGGTCATGTCAGCATACTTGTTGAGCCTCAGCTTGTAAGGCTTGTCCATCTTGTTCACGGTGTGGATGTGGTGCACGTTGGCCTTGAACACGTTGAATCGCCTCTGTTTCTCAGCAAGATCGCGGGAGACTGTGTGGTGGCTCCTCCATCTCTTGTACAAGTCCCACAGGCTCTCATCCGAGCTTAGGTCCTTCTCTGTGAAGTCTATGCTCACTGTGAGGCTGAAAACTGAGGCAATGAgaatagagagaaagagaaacttTGCTATCACCATGATTTGAAATCTAGAAactgaatttgttgaaaattggAGGCATGAATGCTCTATTTATGGAGCTTAGATAAAGGTAGTAATCTCGCAACTTTGATTACATACAGACCTGCAGCCCTTTTCATCTTTTTTAGGATAAAGTTGAGGAAAAAAAGTGGCTATTTTTGGAGGAGAGTTATGATATGGCTGCTTAGCATGAAAATCATGCTGTGTTTGTTTAGCTTCTGCTGCAAAAATGTGACGATTTCTGTCATAAAACTGTTTGAAATCTCTTCAATTTTCTATTCTGTGCAGAAATCCAACCTTTTCAAGAAACAGAAAGTGGAAAGCAGGCCATTTTAATTTGTAACTGCACTTCCCATTCTGATTTGTTAGCTTCTCACTCCCTCTCTCCTAGATAATTGCAGTTAGAAATTCTGTATTGTATTACAAGATTCTTGAGCTGCCGAATGCAAATAAAAACGAAAAATGAAAAGGAACATAAACACTCTTCATgagatgattgtgattgatgcaGCACACTTAATTAGTTTTGTTTGGGATTGTTTATGTTAGTTaggaaaattttataaaaatatacaaaGGATGATCAGAagcaaaaatatataaaaaggaGATCAATCCCATACAATGATTTACTTTATCAAGATATTATAAAGCCTTGTCATGTGACAAAATACAATATTAACATGGTTCATTTTGAACAGAGAACTGAATGGCATGAACTATGAATATGAACACAGACCATTGGGCATTGGCTACAGAGCATATGATCTATTGCTCCCAACGCAGAAAACTCATATCAACAACAGCGAAACTGTCAATGGTAATAAGGCCTATTCAAGAAGAAGCATTCAGATCCCAAACTTCAAAAACAACACAGGCATTCAACACAAAATATACCAGTGAGTTACCAAGCAAGACGAAGAAGTCTGGAATAACGAAGATCAATGGTTTCACACCGCAGTGTTGATCAATCACAAGTTTTACAACACATATCATACAGTAGAAAATAAAAGGAATTGCTGAGAATGATAGACTGGAAGCACAAAAACTGTAAAGTCAATCGATATTCATAGTGAAACGTCAAATCAGCATGTATGGTACAAGATCCACACTTTATCTGAATACAGTCGAGCATTA from Salvia splendens isolate huo1 chromosome 15, SspV2, whole genome shotgun sequence encodes the following:
- the LOC121768109 gene encoding vignain-like; this translates as MVIAKFLFLSILIASVFSLTVSIDFTEKDLSSDESLWDLYKRWRSHHTVSRDLAEKQRRFNVFKANVHHIHTVNKMDKPYKLRLNKYADMTNHEFRASYTSKIRHHRMLRGARASTGFMHEEARDLPPSVDWRAQGAVTGVKNQGSCGSCWAFSTVVGVEGINKIKSGELVSLSEQELVDCEQDNEGCNGGLMEHAFEYIKKQGGLATESIYPYTATDGNCDVTKMNAPAVTIDGYENVPENDEDALMKAVANQPVSVAIDAGGSNFQFYTEGVFTGECGTELNHGVAVVGYGSALDGTKYWIVKNSWGPEWGEQGYIRMQRGVGEREGLCGIAMDASYPIKLSSDNPQPPPSPPKDEL